The Carassius gibelio isolate Cgi1373 ecotype wild population from Czech Republic chromosome B9, carGib1.2-hapl.c, whole genome shotgun sequence genome includes a region encoding these proteins:
- the LOC127965473 gene encoding dnaJ homolog subfamily B member 11, which yields MAVRGMKLSSVCFLLLYLILAVLAGRDFYKILGVSRSASVKDIKKAYRKLALQLHPDRNQDDPNAQDKFADLGAAYEVLSDEEKRKQYDTYGEEGLKEGHHSSHGDIFSSFFGDFGFMFGGNRQPAGRDIPRGNDIVLDLDVTLEEVYSGNFVEVVRNKPVAKEAPGKRKCNCRQEMRTTQLGPGRFQMTQEVVCDECPNIKLVNEERTLEVEIEQGVRDEMEYPFIGEGEPHIDGEPGDLRFRIKVLKHPVFERRGDDLYTNVTISLVEALVGFEMDITHLDGHKVHIERDKITKPGARIWKKGEGLPNFDNNNIRGSLIVTFDVDFPKEQLDDQQKDGIRQLLKQAPSQKVYNGLQGY from the exons ATGGCTGTTAGAGGAATGAAATTATCGAGTGTTTGTTTTCTACTTTTATATCTGATATTGGCAGTACTGGCCGG GAGGGATTTCTACAAAATTCTGGGGGTTAGTAGATCAGCATCAGTTAAAGACATTAAGAAAGCCTACAGAAAGCTGGCACTGCAGCTTCATCCAGACAGAAACCAAGATGACCCAAATGCCCAAGACAAATTTGCAGACCTCGGAGCTGCTTACGAG GTGCTCTCAGATGAGGAGAAAAGGAAACAGTATGATACATATGGAGAGGAGGGTTTGAAAGAAGGCCATCACAGTTCACACGGTGATATATTCTCCAG ttTCTTTGGCGACTTTGGATTTATGTTCGGTGGAAACAGGCAGCCGGCCGGCCGGGATATTCCTAGGGGTAATGATATAGTACTGGACCTTGACGTAACCCTAGAAGAGGTGTATTCTGGGAATTTTGTAGAG GTGGTGCGAAACAAACCTGTAGCAAAAGAAGCCCCAGGCAAAAGAAAATGCAACTGCCGACAGGAAATGAGAACCACACAGCTAGGACCAGGTCGCTTCCAGATGACACAGGAAGTAGTCTGTGATGAATGCCCTAATATCAA GCTTGTGAATGAAGAGAGAACACTAGAGGTGGAGATCGAGCAGGGTGTGAGAGATGAGATGGAATACCCTTTCATTGGGGAAG GTGAACCTCACATTGATGGTGAGCCTGGAGATCTGCGTTTCCGCATTAAAGTTTTAAA GCACCCAGTGTTTGAGCGCAGAGGTGACGACCTCTATACAAACGTCACCATCTCTCTGGTAGAGGCTCTGGTCGGATTTGAGATGGACATCACTCATTTAGATGGTCACAAG GTACACATTGAGAGAGATAAAATCACTAAGCCAGGAGCTCGTATTTGGAAGAAGGGTGAGGGATTACCAAATTTTGACAACAACAATATCCGTGGGTCGCTTATAGTCACCTTTGATGTCGATTTCCCAAAGGAGCAGCTTGATGACCAGCAGAAAGATG GTATAAGGCAACTTCTGAAACAGGCACCATCTCAGAAGGTTTATAATGGACTGCAGGGATACTGA